CACCAATCTCAACGGCAATTAATAGTCCTGAATAGTGAGCAATCCCCGGATGACTTTCCAAAATGCGTGCATAAGGATGATCATAGGCAAGAGTTTCAATCGTTTGTTTGAGTATTTTTATCTCGGCATTAAACAATTCGGCTAATCTGGTGTAACTGGCAATTGCGTCCTGATAACAAGGACGCAAGGTAAGTTCTTTGAGCCAGGTCAAACTGCGTTTACCAAAGATGTCGGTATACGGACAGGCAAGACCTGGGTTTGTACCAAAAAGATGTGGCTAGATTTGTTGGTGTTGTGACTGATACTGTGACTTTGTGGGAGAAAAATAGGCATGAACCCAGTAAAAGGTTTTTGAAGAAAACAGAGGAGTTTTTATAAATGAAATTAAAAAGTCATGGATTTCGAATCCTCTATGATGTTTTTGCTAATATTCAACAAAAGATTGTATAGTTGGACTTAAAAGTGGTTATTAAAACAAACAAGACTATCTTATAAAAACAAATTTTCTTGTTTTTGCATAATTCTCAGTATCTAATCTAAGAAAGTAAACGCCCTGAGATAAATTATTTACTTCAAAAGTTTTATTATAAATACCAGCATTTTGTATTTCACTAACAATCTCTTTAACGAATTTACCAGTTGCATCATAAATAGATAGATTGACTTTTGATTTTCGAAGTAAGCTGTATTTAATACTACATTTTTTTTGAAATGGATTTGGGTAAATAAATAGTGAAGATTCAACACGGTGCTCGGCAAGTTGAGTTTTTTCTTCAACACCCACAAATGGTAGAAATCTACACCAAATACGCATTGTATTAGCAGGCTTATTATTAACCGAATCTACAAACCCTGTAAATGTAACCAAGAATTTATTTAAACCCTTCGTTATATAAGGTCGAAGCTGGTTATTTGCCTTTGTAGAGATGATAAAAGTATCAATCACGAAACCAGTTGTATCAATATGACATCCGTAGATATCTGCATAGTTACCACCCCGCCAATCTTCCCAATTAACACAGAAATTTATTCCATCAAAAGCTATTTGCGGCTTATACTGAGCAGATGCAGCACCACAAATCAGAATTCCTGCCGTGTCCAAAACCACACCAGTTTGTGTCACGCGAGCACCATAAATATCAGCATAATCATTACGGCTATCCTGCCACACGACCAGATAATTATTTCCATCAAAAGCAACAGAAGGATGAGATTGTTCTATATTGAATAAAGCAGATATCGAAAACCCTAGTGTGTCTAATACGCTCCCTGTTGTATCTACAAAAGTACCGTAAATGTCAGATAATTCAAATAATTCATTCCGATTATCCTGCCAGACAACCAAGTAATTAGTACCGTCAAAGCCAACATCAGGGTATTTCTCCACATCATTTATTGGGGAGATTCGAAAGCCAGCAGAATCCAAGACTATGCCTGAAGTATCAATCCGAGCACCATAAATATCGATATTTCTTTTGAAAACCACAAAATAATTATTACCATCAAAGCTTATTGAGGGGTCATACCCATTACCTATATCTATAAAATTACTGTCAAGAAGTGCACCAGATGTATCAATCCTTGTACAAGAAATGCCAGACCAAACCACCAAATAATTTAATCCCCCGTACACAATTGCTGGTGTGAGTGAATAGGAAGTAGTACATATTGCAATACCAGATGATTCCAGAACTGAACCCGTGGTATCTATTCTTGCACCAAAAATATTTGAGAACTCATCCTCACGATAATCTTCCCATACTGCAAAATAGTTTATACCATCAAAAGCTGCGGCTGACGACCACTGACTATACAGCGCTGTGGAAAATAAAATCCCTTCAGGGTCTAATACCGTACCAGCTCCATTTAGTCTCGCACCATAAATATGGGCTCGCCAACTCCTTATGTCCGGCCATACAATAAGACAATAATTACCATCAGAAGTGATCCCAGGACAATACGTATCATTCATACCATTTGAAATAAAAATGCCCGAGGAATCTAAAAGCAAACCTGAGGTATCCAATCGAGCACAGTAGATGTCGGGTTGATTATCTCGCCAATCTAACCAAGCCACCATAAAATCAGTACCATTGAATGTAACATTAGGATTTTCTTGCCAATTTACTGCATCCGAGATGACAATACCTGTTGAGTCTAACACTAAACCAGCAGTATCAACACGTGCACCATATATATCAAACTGCCCCCAACGACTATCCTGCCACGTTACCAAATACTTTGTACCATCAAATACAACAGATGGTTTCTCTTGAGAGTTATCTGCTGCAGATATATGAATTTCTGTTGTATCTAAGATATTCCCTGCTGTATCAACTCTTACTCCGTAGATGTCAAATGCACCTAAACCGCGAGGGTCCTGCCATGCCACAAAATGATTAACACCATCAAAGGCGACCGAAGGTGCCAGTTGATTACCTGAGTTAATAGATATTGGAAATCCATTAGGGTCTAAAATCTGACCATCAGCGGTTACTCGACAGCCGTAAACGCCTGACCCTGCATGCCACCATGCCACCAAGAAATTAGTGCTTCCAAAAATCACAGATGGATAATACTGATAACAGCTCGGTACTGAAGAAATGATGAAGCCATCTGGGTCTAATACATTTCCATTTATATCTATCCGTGCACCATAAATATCCCAGTCCCAATTTCGATAATCTGCCCACACAACTAGAAAAACAGAATCACCATAAGCTATTGCTGGTGATTCAGGAACCCATGCAACTTCATGAACAATAATTGATATAGGAATACCCGCTGAATCTATCAGCGTACCCTGAGGTGTAACTCGGCATCCATAGATATGTAATGAATCACCCGTGATTCCACCTCTTGAATCTATCCAAACAGTGAAATAATTCGTACCGTCAAAGGCAGTTGAAGGATACATTTGGCCTATTGATGCAGGAGTATAAACTGTATTAGTATCAATCAAAAATTCGGACTGTGCGGTGGAAAAAGTAATTGTACATACGATAATAATCATTGCATATTTAGAGAATCGCATGTTCCAACTTGAGTTTATTATTTTCATCAAGTTATACAACTTTAGGAACCACCATCTTTTCATATCTACACTCCTGCGTTTATAACTTCAATATATTTAATGTCAACCTAAAATTCAACATTATTTGGTGAGAATAGCGAGTGTCTTTCTAAAACTTACTCAATGAGAATGAATTTCTTGCTAATTTCCACACCATTTTGCCTTAGTATTATGAAATATACACCCCTCGACAAGTCTCCAGCATCAATTGTTTCTTCATAATAACCGGGTTCGAAATGCTTATCTATGACTGTCTTAACTCTTGAGCCTGTAATATCATATGCAATTATTTCTACCACGCTCGCAATTGGAATTCCGAAACTAATCTGAGTCTCTTTCTTGAACAACGTAGGCATTTGAGTTATAGATAGCTTATCAGGACCGATATCTTCATTTTTTACAGTCCGTTTGCCATCAGCCTCCACCACCTGACAAGAATCTCGATATGGCAAATACTGTTTATAACTACTATCAAAATTATGCAGTCTGGTAACTGTTACACGCATATAACCTGTAGTACCAGGTGTAATTGTGAAAGTATATTGTCCACTTGTATTGGTGTATTCAACTTCGTAAATATCCCCCGGTTTATTCAAACATACTTTAGCGTAAGCAACTGCTGCTGGCGGAAATACATTATAATCTTTCACCGTGACGGTGAAATTAGTTTGAACATCTTCAGTAATAGAAGATGGGTGTGTGACGGTAAGAGATTTAGGTTCTTTAGTCCACGCGTCGGTTGTCGGCGACCCAAACAAATTGGTTGCGTAACATACAAATCTATTGTGCCAGTTATTCCAATTTATGCTTTCTTGACATTTTGACATTGCAACAGCTACTCCTAAACGCTCAAGCCCCGGTTCAGGAGGGGCAGGACCAGTGTAGTCAACAGAAAAAAGTTGTCTATAAAATTCATTTTGAAGGGTAATTGAATTACCCGGGCCCCAACTCCATCGAGTATGAGAAACATTCGCGGCAGAACCCAAAGGGTCATCAGATTCTGCATCACAATATGCATCTAAAAATGCATCCGTTATGCATGTATCTGAACCATTGTCATAATAAGCATTCTTACAAGCTACACTATAATGCAAAAACGGTTTACTTGCGTTTGTTTGCCAGTTCAATCCAGCCCAGTATTGAGTTGGTGATGATGATTTATACCAAAAGACAAATCCCGTATCAAGTGTATCGCCATGCATTAGGTTCCTCGTACAAAACATCCATGTCCCCCCATGACAATTGACATTAGTCATGCCATCGCCTCGATTTAGTAAACCGAGTGCACTGTCAGCCCAAAGGTCTTCTCCTACAATATGAGTAATATGACTAGGAAATATAGTAGTGTCCATAAGGAACCAAGCTGGATGACCTGTATAACCTGTTTTATGCCATATTATTATTGCAGTATCAAGACCAGATAAATTTGAACGACCTTGTTCATATTTCAGAACCTTCTCACTCCAATTCTTGATTTCAGTCGTGCAGTAAGGTAGTACTCTACCCACGAAAACCTCAGGGAATCTATCCGCTGAATCGTTGGTTAACTCTCCCCACCATGAATCGCTATCAGCATTCCATTCGCCACCGAGGTCTGCGTAATATAGGTCAGTAGGTATAATCGTATCTTGATTCGGAAAAGTGTGGGGTGGACTATCTAGAGGTACACATTTTCTAAAAGGCACGTCAAGTCGTGTGTTCTTCACAGTATCGCCACCAAAGAAGAAGTATGTACCTCCACAATTTTGATAACAGTATTTAATATAATTGCGAATCCTTTCCGGATTGTCTCTACCACTGAAGTATCTATAAATCGTTGAGGGGGTTATAAGATAGGTTCTTATTCCTTGGTCAGTTAACCAATCGGCATACGGTTGGAAATATGACGAAAATGCAGACGGAGTTATTATTATAGAAGGACCAACAGGGTAATTATGTTTACCTCTACCGAGTTGGTTTTCTTTAACAATAACCGGACGTTGGTAATAGACATTCATTTCATAATCGTTCTCAAGAATACTACTTAATGCCTTATCGTAAACTGTTTGTTCGAACTCGCCTCTGATTTTAGCTTTGATTTCCGGTATATTTGTAGAACTAGAAGCAAAACTAAAATTAATATCCGTCATAACAAACAACGTTTTATTTTTAGGTTTATACTGAATTGGATGCACAACTACCGTTACAATTCTTGCACCGTCCATAGTACCTTGGTTAACTACATCAATGTATTCACCAGGAAACAGCTCATTTGAATTGTAAATACTCGTATCGGGAGGTACCCACTGCCCAGTATGTCCAACTAGCCGTGGTGGTTGAGCAGGATAAATCGAATAACTACCAGCAATCTGGATAGTATTGAGTTGAGATATCACAACCGAATCAACTTTTGCTGTTGCTGGAATTATGTAATTAAGATAAATAGAAGGTAATTCAGGGGAACCCGGATTTCCGCTCAGTGCAAAATCTTGCGTTTTGAATTTGCTGTAACCATTTACTATTTCCATGGGGAAATGTGACTGGGAGTAGTTCAAGGTATATCCACATAAGTAACAAATGGGGATATACATCATTATTAGAATTTTGTGCAATTTACACATCATTTCCTCCTTTACTTTATAATAATAAGTATATTACCGACGTGAACCCCATCATTCTGGACAAAAAGGGGTATGATAGATATTACACATTTTAGATTCCTTGTCAAGAGGCGTCTTTTGCGATTGCAAAACAGCCTTCGGGGTTTGATATTTGGAAATAGGGAACATCCTATTGAAATTGTCAATATTGACCTCCTTGTAAATTTTGATATAATTTCTTAGGACCATGAGTTAGTCACCTATGCGTACTCGTGGTACAGGATGTTGTACGACTCCGGTTGCGCAATCAAATCTGAGAACCTTGATGGTTATGACCCCAGGGCGTTGGCCGGAGTCTTTTTTCCTGATAAGTTCGATTATATTTGAGCATTGCGTAGATTGCCCGGAGCATACTGCGGGCGATCGCAACCCGGGCCGTTCCGTTTCCATGTTTTTGTGCCACTCGTGTATATAAGGCATGATAGTGATCTGATTTTTTAATCGCATGTAAGGCGCATTCGACCAGGATCCAGCGTAACCATTTTGAGCCTTGTTTGGTGATTGAACCCATACGCACTTTACCACCGGAAGCGTGC
This genomic stretch from candidate division WOR-3 bacterium harbors:
- a CDS encoding T9SS type A sorting domain-containing protein — encoded protein: MKRWWFLKLYNLMKIINSSWNMRFSKYAMIIIVCTITFSTAQSEFLIDTNTVYTPASIGQMYPSTAFDGTNYFTVWIDSRGGITGDSLHIYGCRVTPQGTLIDSAGIPISIIVHEVAWVPESPAIAYGDSVFLVVWADYRNWDWDIYGARIDINGNVLDPDGFIISSVPSCYQYYPSVIFGSTNFLVAWWHAGSGVYGCRVTADGQILDPNGFPISINSGNQLAPSVAFDGVNHFVAWQDPRGLGAFDIYGVRVDTAGNILDTTEIHISAADNSQEKPSVVFDGTKYLVTWQDSRWGQFDIYGARVDTAGLVLDSTGIVISDAVNWQENPNVTFNGTDFMVAWLDWRDNQPDIYCARLDTSGLLLDSSGIFISNGMNDTYCPGITSDGNYCLIVWPDIRSWRAHIYGARLNGAGTVLDPEGILFSTALYSQWSSAAAFDGINYFAVWEDYREDEFSNIFGARIDTTGSVLESSGIAICTTSYSLTPAIVYGGLNYLVVWSGISCTRIDTSGALLDSNFIDIGNGYDPSISFDGNNYFVVFKRNIDIYGARIDTSGIVLDSAGFRISPINDVEKYPDVGFDGTNYLVVWQDNRNELFELSDIYGTFVDTTGSVLDTLGFSISALFNIEQSHPSVAFDGNNYLVVWQDSRNDYADIYGARVTQTGVVLDTAGILICGAASAQYKPQIAFDGINFCVNWEDWRGGNYADIYGCHIDTTGFVIDTFIISTKANNQLRPYITKGLNKFLVTFTGFVDSVNNKPANTMRIWCRFLPFVGVEEKTQLAEHRVESSLFIYPNPFQKKCSIKYSLLRKSKVNLSIYDATGKFVKEIVSEIQNAGIYNKTFEVNNLSQGVYFLRLDTENYAKTRKFVFIR